The following are encoded together in the Pseudodesulfovibrio indicus genome:
- the cobA gene encoding uroporphyrinogen-III C-methyltransferase, translating to MANVFLVGAGPGDPGMLTLRAKEIIETCDIMIYDYLANADFLKWCKPDCEILYVGKKGGDHTLPQDKINDLIVEKARSGLVVCRLKGGDPYVFGRGGEEGEELVEAGIDFEVVPGITAGVAAAAYAGIPVTHRDFTTSVCFITGHEDPTKAESGNNWEVYGRSNSTLVFYMGVGNLPMIAQNLMENGRPADTPVALVRWGTRCNQTSFVSDLEHVAEEAQARNWKAPSIIIVGGVCSLHDKLGWFEKKPLLGQGVVVTRAREQASGLVNVLRSHGACVHEFPTISVEPLADYNEVETAILQLARYQWVVFTSVNGVKFFWEQLREIGLDARIFGGMQIAAIGPATADELRARGIEPDFIPEKYVAEHVVEGLLKRGIQGSDVLIPRAKVAREVLPRELKEAGCNVTVLPVYETRLVQADGDEIMTALGAGKIRYVTFTSSSTVENFFELVPADVFKNYPDVKIASIGPVTSETVKRFGFTPALEPEDYTIPGLVDALIKDATGE from the coding sequence ATGGCAAACGTATTCCTCGTCGGAGCCGGTCCGGGCGATCCGGGCATGCTGACCCTGCGCGCCAAGGAGATCATCGAGACCTGCGACATCATGATCTACGACTACCTGGCCAACGCCGACTTCCTGAAGTGGTGCAAGCCGGATTGTGAGATCCTGTACGTGGGCAAGAAGGGCGGGGACCACACCCTGCCCCAGGACAAGATCAACGACCTGATCGTGGAGAAGGCCAGGTCCGGCCTCGTCGTCTGCCGCCTCAAGGGCGGCGATCCGTACGTCTTCGGGCGCGGGGGCGAGGAGGGCGAGGAGCTGGTCGAGGCGGGCATCGACTTCGAGGTCGTGCCCGGCATCACCGCGGGCGTGGCTGCCGCCGCCTACGCGGGCATCCCGGTCACCCACCGCGATTTCACCACCTCGGTCTGCTTCATCACCGGCCACGAGGACCCGACCAAGGCCGAGTCCGGCAACAACTGGGAAGTCTACGGTCGGTCCAACTCCACCCTGGTCTTCTACATGGGCGTGGGCAACCTGCCCATGATCGCGCAAAATCTCATGGAAAACGGGCGGCCCGCCGACACCCCGGTGGCCCTCGTGCGCTGGGGCACCCGCTGCAACCAGACCTCCTTCGTGTCCGACCTGGAACACGTGGCCGAAGAGGCCCAGGCGCGCAACTGGAAGGCCCCGTCCATCATCATCGTGGGCGGCGTCTGCTCGCTGCACGACAAGCTCGGCTGGTTCGAGAAGAAACCGCTGCTCGGCCAGGGCGTGGTCGTCACCCGCGCCCGCGAACAGGCCTCCGGCCTGGTCAACGTGCTGCGCTCCCACGGCGCGTGCGTGCACGAGTTCCCGACCATCTCCGTGGAGCCGCTTGCCGACTACAACGAGGTCGAGACCGCCATCCTGCAGCTCGCCCGCTACCAGTGGGTGGTGTTCACCTCGGTCAACGGCGTGAAGTTCTTCTGGGAACAGCTGCGCGAGATCGGCCTGGACGCCCGCATCTTCGGCGGCATGCAGATCGCGGCCATCGGACCGGCCACCGCCGACGAGCTGCGCGCACGCGGCATCGAGCCGGACTTCATCCCCGAGAAATACGTGGCCGAACACGTGGTCGAAGGGCTGCTCAAGCGCGGCATCCAGGGCTCGGACGTGCTCATTCCCCGCGCCAAGGTCGCCCGCGAGGTCCTGCCCCGCGAGCTCAAGGAGGCGGGGTGCAACGTCACGGTCCTGCCGGTCTACGAGACCCGGCTGGTCCAGGCCGACGGCGACGAGATCATGACCGCCCTGGGCGCGGGCAAGATCCGGTACGTGACCTTCACTTCCTCGTCCACGGTGGAGAACTTCTTCGAGCTCGTCCCGGCGGACGTTTTCAAGAATTACCCGGACGTCAAGATCGCCTCCATCGGCCCGGTGACCTCCGAGACCGTCAAGCGGTTCGGCTTCACCCCGGCCCTGGAACCCGAGGATTACACCATCCCCGGCCTGGTGGACGCGCTGATCAAGGACGCCACCGGCGAATAA
- a CDS encoding BPL-N domain-containing protein: protein MSSIHIYWDESHFWGLLVARALRAWSVPHRLVRGSEIADGALAGKFGEVPQALIVPGGRAKGKADRLGTDGMDAVRSFVEAGGTYLGFCGGAGLALTGPFGLGLSPWSRKPYTNRLHHFMSGHVEARLDTGSELVPDGMDEVLLPVWWPGRFEPSDPSVEILARFGAPGPDFWVADLNLATLPGGTMNDWEALYGVDLSPRFMEGQPVVAANRLGRGRVILSYAHLETPASPQANRWLLHLLATILGEDPAAMAAKGPVPAWDVAAREIAWEDEVLLEARRAMEEIIRTGADHFLLFWRNPWLLGWRRGIPGAGINTLYSLICESLAGEPDQDTLRFWEGERDRFRVLMHLLKNGLTGYLLAERLAMTVFHSDTGAVSKEGLRDQRRALFGLPPEPGGIFADLAGSLEELYWRLSRPASS from the coding sequence ATGTCAAGCATACATATATATTGGGACGAATCGCACTTCTGGGGACTGCTGGTCGCCAGGGCGCTCAGGGCGTGGTCCGTGCCCCACCGTCTCGTGCGCGGCTCAGAAATAGCCGATGGCGCGCTTGCTGGCAAGTTCGGCGAGGTCCCGCAGGCGCTCATCGTGCCCGGCGGCCGGGCCAAGGGCAAGGCGGACCGCTTGGGTACGGACGGCATGGACGCCGTGCGCTCCTTTGTGGAGGCGGGCGGCACCTATCTGGGGTTCTGCGGCGGGGCCGGTCTGGCGCTCACCGGACCCTTCGGGCTGGGGTTGTCCCCCTGGTCGCGCAAGCCGTACACCAACCGGCTGCACCATTTCATGTCCGGCCACGTGGAGGCCCGACTCGACACCGGGTCCGAGCTGGTGCCGGACGGCATGGACGAGGTCCTGCTCCCGGTCTGGTGGCCCGGGCGGTTCGAGCCGTCCGACCCGTCCGTGGAGATACTGGCCCGCTTTGGCGCGCCCGGCCCGGACTTCTGGGTGGCGGACCTGAACCTGGCCACCCTGCCCGGCGGGACCATGAACGACTGGGAGGCCCTCTACGGCGTGGACCTGAGCCCGCGGTTCATGGAGGGCCAGCCCGTTGTGGCGGCCAACCGGCTGGGCCGGGGGCGCGTCATCCTGAGCTACGCCCACCTGGAGACCCCGGCGTCGCCCCAGGCCAACCGCTGGCTGCTGCACCTGCTGGCCACGATCCTGGGCGAGGACCCGGCGGCCATGGCCGCCAAGGGACCGGTCCCGGCCTGGGACGTGGCCGCCCGCGAGATCGCCTGGGAGGACGAGGTCCTGCTGGAGGCGCGCCGGGCCATGGAGGAGATCATCCGCACCGGCGCGGACCACTTCCTGCTCTTCTGGCGCAACCCGTGGCTGCTCGGCTGGCGGCGCGGCATCCCCGGCGCGGGGATCAACACCCTCTACTCGCTCATCTGCGAATCCCTGGCCGGCGAGCCCGACCAGGACACCCTGCGCTTCTGGGAGGGCGAACGGGACCGCTTCCGGGTGCTCATGCATTTGCTCAAGAACGGGCTGACCGGCTACCTGCTGGCCGAACGGCTGGCCATGACCGTATTTCACTCGGACACCGGCGCGGTCTCCAAGGAAGGCCTTCGGGACCAGCGCCGCGCCCTGTTCGGGCTGCCGCCGGAACCGGGCGGCATCTTTGCCGATCTTGCCGGCTCCCTGGAGGAATTGTACTGGCGCCTCTCCCGTCCCGCCTCATCGTAA
- the purN gene encoding phosphoribosylglycinamide formyltransferase: MPMPIAVLVSGGGSNLQAIIDRIEAGMLDAEIKVVVSNKADALGLTRAKNHHIPTRVLLHTEFDSRESFDEAMVQAIRESGVTPQGVVAMAGFMRMVTPVFLNAFKGRVVNIHPALLPSFPGVRGQSDAADYGVKIAGCTVHFVDEKMDHGAVIIQAAVPCQPGEGGDRLGSRILRLEHRVLPQALQWLAEDRLTVDGRFVHLKPSTRNLAIQPMADVDVETQALVWPPLEEGF, from the coding sequence ATGCCAATGCCCATTGCCGTCCTCGTATCCGGGGGCGGGTCCAATCTGCAAGCCATCATCGACCGCATCGAAGCGGGCATGCTCGACGCCGAGATCAAGGTGGTGGTGTCCAACAAGGCCGACGCCTTGGGCCTGACCCGGGCCAAAAACCATCACATCCCGACCCGCGTGCTGCTGCACACCGAGTTCGACTCGCGCGAATCGTTCGACGAGGCCATGGTCCAAGCCATCCGGGAGTCCGGCGTGACCCCGCAGGGCGTCGTGGCCATGGCCGGATTCATGCGCATGGTCACCCCGGTGTTCCTCAACGCATTCAAGGGGCGGGTCGTGAACATCCACCCGGCCCTGCTGCCGAGCTTTCCCGGCGTGCGCGGCCAGTCCGACGCCGCGGACTACGGGGTCAAGATCGCCGGCTGCACCGTGCATTTCGTGGACGAGAAGATGGACCACGGCGCGGTCATCATCCAGGCCGCCGTGCCGTGCCAACCGGGCGAGGGCGGCGACAGGCTCGGCTCGCGCATCCTGCGGCTCGAACACCGCGTCCTGCCCCAGGCCCTGCAATGGCTGGCCGAGGATCGGCTCACCGTGGACGGCCGGTTCGTGCACCTCAAACCGTCCACCCGGAACCTCGCCATCCAACCCATGGCCGACGTGGACGTCGAAACCCAAGCCCTGGTCTGGCCGCCTCTGGAAGAAGGCTTTTAG
- a CDS encoding secondary thiamine-phosphate synthase enzyme YjbQ, which produces MEILEIRTHEREELADITGAVRRMISANGWSDGALLLYCPHTTGAVTVNEGADPDVVRDIVVNMRKLVPHRGDYRHAEGNSDAHIKSSLFGCDQMVIVEGGNLMLGTWQKIYFCEFDGPRTRKLWVKWLGDK; this is translated from the coding sequence ATGGAGATTTTGGAGATACGCACCCACGAGCGGGAAGAGCTGGCGGACATCACCGGCGCGGTGCGACGCATGATTTCGGCCAACGGCTGGTCCGACGGCGCGCTGCTGCTCTACTGCCCGCACACCACGGGCGCGGTGACCGTCAACGAGGGGGCGGACCCGGACGTGGTCCGCGACATCGTGGTCAACATGCGCAAGCTGGTCCCGCACCGGGGCGACTACCGCCACGCCGAGGGCAACTCCGACGCGCACATCAAGTCCTCCCTGTTCGGCTGCGACCAGATGGTCATCGTCGAGGGCGGCAACCTGATGCTCGGCACCTGGCAAAAGATCTACTTCTGCGAGTTCGACGGCCCGCGCACCCGCAAGCTGTGGGTCAAGTGGCTGGGGGACAAGTGA
- the cobM gene encoding precorrin-4 C(11)-methyltransferase, translating to MAQVCFIGAGPGDPELLTVKGRRLIGEADLVLYAGSLVPAEVVAGAKEGAKVADSASMSLEQTHALIMETVRAGGTVARVHTGDPALYGAIREQMALLEAEGVPCAVVPGVTAGFAAAAAAGRSYTVPEVTQTLIFTRLEGRTPVPEREALRKLAAHGSAMCIYLSAGDPEGVQRELLAGGLDAATLVVMAYRVGWPDEKVVETELGRLAVSARESGFTRQTVFLVLPGQGRADAGTARSLLYDEHFRHMYRK from the coding sequence ATGGCGCAGGTCTGTTTCATCGGCGCGGGGCCGGGCGACCCGGAGCTGCTGACCGTCAAGGGGCGGCGGCTCATCGGCGAGGCGGACCTGGTGCTCTACGCCGGGTCCCTGGTGCCCGCCGAGGTGGTGGCCGGGGCCAAGGAGGGCGCGAAGGTGGCGGACTCCGCGTCCATGAGCCTGGAGCAGACCCACGCGCTGATCATGGAGACCGTGCGCGCGGGCGGCACGGTGGCCCGGGTGCATACCGGCGACCCCGCGCTGTACGGCGCGATCCGCGAGCAGATGGCGCTGCTTGAGGCTGAGGGCGTCCCGTGCGCGGTGGTGCCGGGCGTGACCGCCGGGTTTGCGGCGGCGGCAGCGGCGGGGCGGTCGTACACCGTGCCCGAGGTCACCCAGACGTTGATCTTCACCCGGCTGGAGGGCCGTACTCCAGTGCCGGAACGCGAGGCGCTGCGGAAGCTGGCGGCCCACGGCTCGGCCATGTGCATTTATCTTTCGGCGGGCGATCCCGAGGGCGTGCAGCGCGAGCTGCTGGCCGGGGGACTGGACGCGGCCACCCTGGTGGTCATGGCCTACCGCGTGGGCTGGCCGGACGAGAAGGTGGTCGAGACCGAGCTGGGCCGCTTGGCGGTGAGCGCCCGCGAGTCCGGCTTCACCCGCCAGACCGTGTTCCTGGTCCTGCCCGGGCAGGGGCGCGCGGACGCGGGTACGGCCCGCTCCCTGCTCTACGACGAGCATTTCAGGCACATGTACCGCAAATAG
- a CDS encoding YegP family protein, with amino-acid sequence MPGKYERKPTTDGQWMFNLLATNGQIILTSERYTTKDACTNGIASVQTNSPLDERYERRQSKAGEPYFVLKAANHQIIGVSEMYSSAQAMEKGIESVKANGPTTTIIDILP; translated from the coding sequence ATGCCGGGAAAATACGAACGCAAACCCACCACGGACGGCCAGTGGATGTTCAACCTTCTGGCCACCAACGGCCAGATCATCCTGACCAGCGAGCGATATACGACCAAGGACGCCTGCACCAACGGCATTGCGAGCGTGCAGACCAACTCCCCGCTCGACGAGCGCTACGAGCGCCGCCAATCCAAGGCCGGGGAGCCCTATTTCGTGCTCAAGGCCGCCAACCACCAGATCATCGGCGTGAGCGAGATGTACTCCTCCGCACAGGCCATGGAAAAGGGCATCGAATCGGTCAAGGCCAACGGCCCGACCACGACCATCATCGACATCCTGCCATAA
- a CDS encoding Abi family protein, protein MAGQDGQSNLEELVKSLSVERLMPYRLPRRSNPDESEFDWLLRYIWNIRLCESLYPGLQNLEIALRNAIHSALSTSYGTEFWFFEDGLLKAGELESIRRAERTIPRNKRKLAGKFIAELGFGFWVSLLHKRYHDSLVPKIMKSAFPGKRRSIRRSSVVGDLDTIRKLRNRVFHHEPIWNNPNLASLHNQILQYIAWLNYELFVVSRGVDRFETIHGEGTAPYKEVIAALG, encoded by the coding sequence ATGGCTGGCCAGGACGGACAAAGTAACCTCGAAGAGCTTGTGAAAAGCCTGTCTGTCGAGCGGCTCATGCCCTATCGGCTCCCCCGCCGCTCCAATCCCGACGAGAGCGAATTCGACTGGCTGCTGCGTTATATCTGGAACATCAGGTTGTGCGAATCTCTGTATCCGGGCCTTCAGAACCTTGAGATCGCTTTGCGAAACGCAATCCATAGCGCGCTTTCGACTTCCTATGGAACCGAGTTTTGGTTTTTCGAGGATGGATTGCTCAAGGCCGGGGAGCTGGAAAGCATCCGCAGGGCGGAGCGAACGATCCCCCGGAACAAGAGAAAACTGGCGGGTAAGTTCATAGCCGAATTGGGATTCGGTTTTTGGGTTTCCCTGCTCCACAAACGATACCATGACTCTTTGGTTCCCAAAATCATGAAATCGGCGTTTCCCGGAAAGCGGCGGTCAATTAGACGGTCATCGGTTGTTGGGGATTTGGATACTATCCGTAAGTTGCGCAACAGGGTGTTCCATCATGAGCCGATCTGGAACAACCCCAACCTTGCCTCCTTGCACAATCAGATTTTGCAGTATATCGCTTGGCTCAACTACGAGCTGTTCGTCGTTTCCCGAGGGGTGGATCGCTTTGAGACGATCCACGGGGAAGGGACGGCACCCTATAAGGAAGTAATCGCGGCACTGGGGTGA
- a CDS encoding 3'-5' exonuclease, which yields MPDVNDVRFVAIDFETADPKRDSACAVGIVVVEGGEIVARDYRLIRPPRSKFNPFCVQVHGIHWADVCGEPSFGDLWPELQLWFRDADFIVAHNAAFDKSVLHTCCRESGWDAPVQPFLCTVQLSKKTWALPSNKLPAVCAHLGIELNHHNAASDAEACALIAVSGLRENPAFLGKVL from the coding sequence ATGCCTGATGTAAATGACGTTCGGTTTGTGGCCATTGATTTCGAGACGGCGGACCCCAAGCGGGATTCGGCGTGCGCGGTGGGCATTGTGGTGGTCGAGGGCGGCGAGATCGTGGCCCGCGACTACCGCTTGATCCGCCCGCCCCGGTCGAAGTTCAACCCGTTTTGCGTGCAGGTGCACGGCATCCACTGGGCGGACGTGTGTGGCGAGCCGAGTTTCGGCGACCTGTGGCCGGAATTGCAGTTGTGGTTCCGGGACGCGGATTTCATCGTGGCCCACAACGCGGCCTTCGACAAGTCGGTGCTGCACACCTGCTGCCGCGAGTCCGGCTGGGACGCGCCGGTCCAGCCGTTTTTGTGCACGGTGCAGCTGTCCAAGAAGACCTGGGCCCTGCCTTCCAACAAGCTGCCCGCCGTGTGCGCGCACTTGGGCATAGAGCTGAACCACCACAACGCGGCCTCGGACGCCGAGGCGTGCGCCCTGATCGCGGTCAGCGGGCTGCGCGAGAATCCCGCGTTCCTGGGCAAGGTGCTGTGA
- a CDS encoding FapA family protein, whose product MPDDKGQNNSKDARFRFCLSEDGMKLGVNRYFPPSGGEGPSVELLRRQVAEAGVRLPIDEEAARRIVEAVELGNEFRGITLVRGVPPTEPRDASLAALGDLEYPVFPNDQFLRFRPAAKAANGVTIDGRPLTPERKFVPKELEAEPGENVEWDPAAKAFRSRVWGTARITDGVVAVDPAARITEDEVEVIGTIRHKDFKGEPITPARIDKELRDMGVLIDPDLDKLEAKLNQAAELDMPLPNQVLVKGQHPIPGRDGWLEYLVSTREEAGTEDDTGRLDFRNRGIYPMAAPGQIIARLHRPTSGEGGIDIYGKTIPASAGHELHVHLGENVLLMPDGVSYESRTNGVVVMERGTLSVTDCLLVNGNVDLNSGNVKVEHGSVKIRGSVQSGFSVSAPKHVIVEGSIESATIHAGGQVEVKGGILMPDGGEVVSEGDVVASYAANARIRAGGDVHITNEIQNSVIQAEGKLYALSGKGTIQGGEILTRKGVEVNEIGSELGVATVVGVHIESAQDEELRQERAKVVQAIQKIDGALGTESPQALLARTPPSKRPAVAEVLKHRQTLVRRRKTLSERINQLALQHQEELEGVTIKVNRLVHPGVVIRFGTVRRTVDKRLEASVFYWDARRREIGCK is encoded by the coding sequence ATGCCCGACGACAAGGGCCAGAACAACAGCAAGGACGCCCGGTTCCGTTTCTGCCTGTCCGAGGACGGCATGAAGCTCGGCGTCAACCGATACTTCCCGCCCTCCGGGGGGGAAGGCCCGAGCGTCGAACTGTTGCGCCGCCAGGTGGCCGAGGCGGGAGTCCGGCTTCCCATCGACGAAGAGGCGGCCCGGCGCATCGTGGAGGCCGTGGAACTGGGGAACGAGTTCAGGGGCATCACCCTGGTCCGGGGCGTGCCCCCCACCGAGCCGCGCGATGCGAGCCTCGCCGCCCTGGGCGACCTGGAATATCCCGTCTTTCCCAATGATCAATTCCTGCGCTTCCGTCCGGCGGCCAAGGCCGCCAACGGCGTGACCATCGACGGCCGCCCCCTGACGCCCGAACGAAAGTTCGTGCCCAAGGAGCTGGAGGCCGAACCCGGCGAAAACGTGGAATGGGACCCGGCGGCCAAGGCGTTCCGCTCCCGCGTCTGGGGCACGGCCCGGATCACCGACGGCGTGGTCGCCGTGGACCCGGCGGCCCGCATCACCGAGGACGAGGTCGAGGTCATCGGCACCATTCGCCACAAGGATTTCAAGGGCGAACCCATCACCCCGGCGCGCATCGACAAGGAACTGCGCGACATGGGCGTGCTCATCGACCCGGACCTGGACAAGCTCGAAGCCAAGCTGAACCAGGCCGCCGAGCTGGACATGCCGTTGCCGAATCAGGTCCTGGTCAAGGGCCAGCACCCCATCCCGGGCCGCGACGGCTGGCTGGAATACCTGGTCTCCACCCGCGAGGAAGCCGGTACCGAGGACGACACCGGACGGCTGGACTTCCGCAACCGGGGGATCTACCCCATGGCCGCTCCGGGCCAGATCATCGCCCGGCTGCACCGCCCCACCTCGGGCGAGGGCGGCATCGACATCTACGGCAAGACCATCCCGGCCAGCGCAGGGCACGAGCTGCACGTCCACCTGGGCGAGAACGTCCTGCTCATGCCCGACGGCGTGTCCTACGAGTCCCGGACCAACGGCGTGGTGGTCATGGAGCGCGGCACCCTGTCCGTGACCGATTGCCTGCTGGTCAACGGCAACGTGGACCTCAACTCCGGCAACGTGAAGGTCGAGCACGGCTCGGTCAAGATCCGGGGATCGGTCCAGTCCGGGTTCTCGGTCTCGGCTCCCAAGCACGTCATCGTCGAGGGGTCCATCGAGAGCGCCACCATCCACGCGGGCGGCCAGGTGGAGGTCAAGGGCGGCATCCTCATGCCCGACGGCGGCGAGGTGGTCTCCGAAGGCGACGTCGTCGCCAGCTACGCGGCCAACGCGCGCATCCGGGCCGGCGGGGACGTGCACATCACCAACGAAATCCAGAATTCCGTAATCCAGGCCGAGGGCAAGCTCTACGCCCTGTCCGGCAAGGGAACCATCCAGGGGGGCGAGATCCTCACCAGGAAGGGCGTGGAGGTCAACGAGATCGGTTCGGAGCTGGGCGTGGCCACCGTGGTCGGCGTGCACATCGAAAGCGCCCAGGACGAGGAGCTGCGCCAGGAGCGGGCCAAAGTCGTCCAGGCCATCCAGAAGATCGACGGCGCCCTCGGCACGGAATCGCCGCAGGCGCTCCTGGCCCGCACCCCGCCTTCCAAGCGGCCCGCCGTGGCAGAGGTGCTCAAGCACCGCCAGACCCTGGTGCGCCGCCGCAAGACGCTGAGCGAACGGATCAACCAACTCGCCCTCCAGCACCAGGAAGAGCTGGAAGGGGTGACGATCAAGGTCAACCGACTCGTCCATCCCGGCGTGGTCATCCGGTTCGGCACCGTGCGCCGCACCGTGGACAAGCGGCTGGAGGCCTCGGTCTTCTATTGGGACGCCCGGCGGCGCGAGATCGGCTGCAAGTAA
- a CDS encoding valine--tRNA ligase has translation MARKELAKAYEPWDVEEKWESHWEASRTFSPDPDGPGESYSIVIPPPNVTGVLHMGHALNLTLQDILCRFNRQQGRNVLWVPGTDHAGIATQNVVERQLKGEGLTRDDLGREKFIERVWEWKKEKGDHILSQIRRMGASVDWTRECFTFDDQRAKAVRQVFVKLFEQGLIYKGDYIINWCNRCHTALADDEVEHEAKPGKLHHIKYPLADGTGHLIVATTRPETMLADTAIAVNPDDDRFNKYIGKTAILPLVGRELPIIGDSYVDIEFGTGCLKVTPAHDMNDWELGRKHNLEVISILDEQGFVNENAPEKYRGLSVTDARKMVLDELESEGLLKEIVDHDHSVGVCYRCKSTIEPHVSTQWFVSMKPLAEKARAAVPAETQIFPEHWTKTYYQWLDEIRDWCISRQIWWGHRIPAWTCEECGELIVSIDDPTVCTKCGSSKLVQDEDVLDTWFSSALWPFSTLGWPDDTRELARYYPTSCLVTGFDILFFWVARMMMMGLQFMEQVPFKHVYIHALVRDEQGKKMSKSTGNVIDPLDMIGKYGADALRFTLTSFAAMGRDIKLSEQRIEGYKHFMNKIWNATRFAMMNLPDEIPAVELSEADGLANRWILHRLEEVKAAVAEATVEYRFNEIAQTLYKFIWSEFCDWYLEMIKPALYGEDEKAKAATQKVLWTVLSETMVLLHPVTPFITQEIWNVLPRPAGDDRSEDIATLPAPEKRPSCLDPKAVDEMDLFMGVVSGTRNIRTELLIEPAKKLDLLIRTVNDDDKAVLTANLGLIQSLARIENITVGPDAKGPKASGAAVVRGNELSVPLEGVVDFEAELARLDKNLAKLEKTMKGVAGKLKNPGFVNNAPAEVVEGEKTKLAEMEEEKTKLTQLKARLESVMG, from the coding sequence ATGGCCCGGAAAGAGTTAGCCAAAGCCTACGAACCGTGGGATGTCGAGGAGAAGTGGGAGAGCCACTGGGAAGCGAGCAGGACCTTCAGCCCCGATCCCGACGGTCCGGGCGAGTCCTACTCCATCGTCATTCCCCCGCCCAACGTCACCGGCGTCCTGCACATGGGCCACGCCCTGAACCTGACCCTCCAGGACATCCTCTGCCGCTTCAACCGGCAGCAGGGCAGGAACGTCCTGTGGGTCCCCGGCACCGACCACGCGGGCATCGCCACCCAGAACGTGGTCGAGCGCCAGCTCAAGGGCGAGGGGCTGACCCGCGACGACCTGGGCCGCGAGAAGTTCATTGAGCGCGTCTGGGAATGGAAGAAGGAGAAGGGCGATCACATCCTGAGCCAGATCCGCCGCATGGGCGCGTCCGTCGACTGGACCCGCGAATGTTTCACCTTCGACGACCAGCGCGCCAAGGCCGTGCGCCAGGTCTTCGTCAAGCTCTTCGAGCAGGGGCTGATCTACAAGGGCGACTACATCATCAACTGGTGCAACCGCTGCCACACCGCCCTGGCCGACGACGAGGTCGAGCACGAGGCCAAGCCCGGCAAGCTCCACCACATCAAGTACCCCCTGGCGGACGGGACCGGCCATCTGATCGTGGCCACCACCCGGCCCGAGACCATGCTGGCCGACACGGCCATCGCCGTGAACCCGGACGACGACCGGTTCAACAAGTATATCGGCAAGACCGCCATCCTGCCCCTGGTGGGCCGCGAGCTGCCGATCATCGGCGACAGCTACGTGGACATCGAGTTCGGCACCGGCTGCCTCAAGGTCACTCCGGCCCACGACATGAACGACTGGGAGCTGGGCCGCAAGCACAACCTTGAGGTCATCTCCATCCTGGACGAGCAGGGATTCGTCAACGAGAACGCGCCCGAGAAATACCGTGGCCTGTCCGTGACCGACGCCCGCAAGATGGTGCTGGACGAACTGGAGTCCGAAGGGCTGCTCAAGGAGATCGTGGACCACGATCACTCGGTCGGCGTCTGCTACCGCTGCAAGTCGACCATCGAGCCGCACGTCTCCACCCAGTGGTTCGTGTCCATGAAGCCGCTGGCCGAGAAGGCGCGCGCCGCCGTGCCCGCCGAGACCCAGATCTTCCCCGAGCACTGGACCAAGACCTACTACCAGTGGCTGGACGAGATCCGCGACTGGTGCATCTCCCGCCAGATCTGGTGGGGCCACCGCATCCCGGCCTGGACCTGCGAGGAGTGCGGCGAGCTGATCGTTTCCATCGACGACCCGACCGTCTGCACCAAGTGCGGCTCCTCCAAGCTCGTTCAGGACGAGGACGTTTTGGACACATGGTTCTCCTCGGCCCTGTGGCCGTTCTCGACCCTGGGCTGGCCGGACGACACCCGTGAACTGGCCCGCTACTACCCGACCTCCTGCCTGGTCACCGGGTTCGACATCCTGTTCTTCTGGGTGGCGCGCATGATGATGATGGGCCTCCAGTTCATGGAGCAGGTCCCGTTCAAGCACGTCTACATCCACGCCCTGGTCCGCGACGAGCAGGGCAAGAAGATGAGCAAGTCCACGGGCAACGTCATCGACCCCCTGGACATGATCGGGAAGTACGGCGCCGACGCCCTGCGCTTCACCCTGACGAGCTTCGCGGCCATGGGGAGGGACATCAAGCTCTCCGAGCAGCGCATCGAGGGCTACAAGCACTTCATGAACAAGATCTGGAACGCCACCCGGTTCGCCATGATGAACCTGCCGGACGAGATTCCGGCGGTGGAGTTGTCCGAGGCCGACGGGCTGGCCAACCGCTGGATTCTCCATCGTCTGGAGGAGGTCAAGGCGGCCGTGGCCGAGGCCACTGTGGAATACCGGTTCAACGAGATCGCCCAGACCCTGTACAAGTTCATCTGGTCCGAGTTCTGCGACTGGTACCTGGAGATGATCAAGCCCGCCCTGTACGGCGAGGACGAAAAGGCCAAGGCGGCCACGCAGAAGGTCCTGTGGACCGTACTCTCCGAGACCATGGTCCTGCTCCACCCGGTGACCCCGTTCATCACCCAGGAGATCTGGAACGTCCTGCCCCGCCCCGCCGGCGACGACCGCAGCGAGGACATCGCCACCCTGCCGGCCCCGGAAAAGCGGCCCTCCTGCCTGGACCCCAAGGCCGTGGACGAGATGGACCTGTTCATGGGCGTGGTCTCCGGCACCCGCAACATCCGCACCGAACTGCTCATCGAACCGGCCAAGAAGCTCGACCTGCTCATCCGCACGGTCAACGACGACGACAAGGCGGTCCTCACGGCGAACCTCGGGCTGATCCAGTCCCTGGCGCGCATCGAGAACATCACCGTGGGCCCCGACGCCAAGGGCCCCAAGGCGTCCGGCGCGGCCGTGGTGCGGGGCAACGAACTGTCCGTGCCGCTTGAGGGCGTGGTGGACTTCGAGGCCGAGCTGGCCCGGCTGGACAAGAACCTGGCCAAGCTCGAAAAGACCATGAAGGGCGTGGCCGGCAAGCTCAAGAACCCCGGCTTCGTGAACAACGCCCCCGCCGAGGTCGTGGAAGGCGAAAAGACCAAGCTCGCCGAAATGGAAGAAGAAAAAACCAAACTCACCCAGCTCAAGGCGCGCCTTGAGTCCGTCATGGGGTAG